ATAATTACCAATGGTTTATACATTTCCTGTTCACCACGTTTAATTAATAGTGATAAGGCATTAGTAGATTCAATCTCGACTTCTTTTTCTTTTCCTTTAACAACTGGTAATACAGACTGTTCACTTGGCTGATAACCAGCTGCTAGTACTTCTTGTACTTCATAATTACTAAAACCGTAATCGAATAACTTTTTTGTTTCACCAAATCTACTCTCATAATCAGCTGTTTTCATCACAACAGCAATGAGTCGAGTTCCATTTCTCTCTGCTGTTCCTGTGAAGCAGAAGCCAGCCAAATCAGTAGAACCTGTTTTAAGGCCATCCACACCCTCATATCCATATACAAGAGTTGGTAGCATCCAGTTCCAGTTCGGCATTTCTGTTCGGTCTGGTGTTCCGTCTCTAAATACCGCCTTAGGGATACTAGCTGTATCAAGTACTTCTGGATAATCGTTTAGCAGGTGATACGCAAGCTTTGCTGTATCACGAGCTGACATTAGATTCTCCTCATCCGCTCCAGTTCCTTCCGGATGCTGACCTAGCAAATCTTTATTATTTAAACCAGTTGTATTTACAAACTTAAAGTTTTCTAAACCTAATTCTTTTCCTTTTTCATTCATCATCTTTACAAAGTTTGTTTCAGAACCTGCAATTAGTTCAGCTAACGCAATCGTAGATCCGTTTGCTGAGTATATAGCCATTGATTCATATAGTTCCTTAACATTGTACTTAAAGTCAGATCGTAATGGTACATTTGATAATGCACGATTTTGTGAGATTTGATATACATAATCTGAAATCCCTGTTTCTTGATCCCACGATATTTTCCCATCGTTAACTGCCTCTAAAACAAGATACTCAGTCATCATCTTTGTCATGCTTGCAGTAGGAAGAGCAATATCAGCTTCTTTTTCATAAAGAACTAAACCAGTTTTTCCATCTACTAAAATAGCAGATTGTGCACCAAGATCTAATATATCAGTTTCAGCAGCTAAGCTACTGTTAGGAAATAACGTAACAATTACAAGTGTTAAAGCTAAATATAAATATAAAATGAAAGATTTTTTCGTTCCTTTCACTATTCATCCCTCCTCTAAGTTGTCCCATCATATTCTACCATAGGATATCGCAAAAAAATAGACAGAGATTGATTCTCTGTCTTGAAGAGGTATATTGTACCAAATAGACTTATAAAGAGTAATTTGGTGCTTCTTTTGTTATTTGAATATTATGTGGGTGACTTTCTCTTAAACCTGCTCCAGTCATTCGTATAAACTGTGAATTCTCTCTTAGCTCATGGAGTGTTTTCGTTCCACAGTAACCCATACCTGAACGAATTCCACCAAGTAATTGGTAAATCGTATCAACCAATGGTCCTTTATATGGTACTCTTCCTTCAATTCCTTCTGGAACAGCTTTTTGATTGTTTTCTTGGAAATAACGATCTTTACTGCCTTTTTCCATTGCACCAACAGAGCCCATTCCACGATAAACCTTAAATTGACGACCTTGGTATATTTCTCGGTCCCCAGGGCTTTCAGTTACACCTGCTAGTAAACTACCAAGCATTACGGCATTTCCACCTGCTGCTAATGCCTTAACCATATCACCTGAGTATTTAATACCACCATCAGCAATAATGGCCACACCATGCTTTTTAGCTTCAGTTGCACAGTCATAAACAGCGGTAATCTGTGGAACCCCAACCCCAGCTACAACTCTAGTAGTACAAATTGATCCTGGTCCAATTCCTACTTTAATTACATCTGCACCTGCTTCTATTAACTCTCTAGTTGCATCTGCTGTTGCAACATTTCCAGCAATTAAAGAGATGGCAGGATAATTCTCTTTTATTTCTCGTACTTTATCTAGCACACCCTTAGAGTGACCATGTGCAGTATCTAAAACAAGACAGTCTACACCGGCTTCTATTAGCTTCTTAGCTCTTATTAATGTATCTGCAGTTACTCCAACTGCTGCACCTACCAACAAACGTCCTTGGTGATCCTTTGCAGAGTTAGGAAATTCAATTACTTTTTCAATATCTTTAATGGTAATGAGACCTTTTAGAATTCCATCATCATCAACTAGTGGGAGTTTTTCAATTTTATATCTTTGTAAGATTCTTTCTGCTTGTTCTAGGTTTGTTCCAACAGGGGCAGTTACTAGGTTTTCTTTGGTCATAACATCTTCTATTTTTATGGAGAAGTCTTGAATAAAACGGAGGTCACGGTTAGTGATAATACCAACTAATTTCTTATCCTCCATATTATTTACAATCGGTACACCAGAAATACGATATTTACCCATTAGGTGTTCAGCATCATAAACCTGATGATCAGGTGTTAAAAAGAATGGATTAGTAATAACTCCACTTTCAGACCGCTTCACCTTATCCACCTGTTCAGCTTGCTTTTCTATAGACATATTTTTATGGATAATACCTAGCCCACCTTGTCTAGCCATGGCAATAGCCATTTCAGCTTCAGTAACAGTGTCCATTCCTGCACTGATGACAGGGATATTAAGTATGACCTTATCTGTTAAAACTGTGCGTAAATCAACATCTCTAGGAAGTACCTCAGACTTAGCTGGAACTAACAAGACATCATCGAAGGTTAAGCCTTCTTTTACAAATTTACTCTCCCACATACCCATTCTCCCCCTAGTTTTGATAAAAATATTATTAGTAGCTTAACAATTGGTTAAAATACTGTCAAGAAAGTATTGATTTGTTAGAGTTTTCAAAAAACGTATTTTGGAGGGATATCCTTTGTTTGACCATCAAGCTGTATGGCAATCATACACTCCCTTTCATTCAGCAGCTAATGTTCAAGAGTATCTATTTAAGGTCTATAAGGAAAGTAATGTGGAAGACCCTGAAAAAGTGAGCTATCAAAATTGCTATCCATTTATATATTACTTAGATCATGGAAAAAGCTACTATCAATTATCCCAACAGGCACCTACATCTATAAAGCCTGTTTTACTTTTTTATGGAATGACACAGTTATTAAAGGCCTGTTTACTCTCAGTAGATCCAAACTATCCTGAATCTACTTCAGTATTAGCACATGGGGTTTCGACTAGAAAAAGAAAGAAGCAATCATACGATTTTCTTAAGGATGAAGTGAAGATACAGAAGAATGGTCTCTTTTCCCACTTTTCCCAGAAGATGTTTCATGTGGAACACCTTGATGGTGAAAAAATTGCTATGGTTTCACTTTTAAAAAGAATACCAGAGCTTAATTCTCTATTTGAGTTTAGTTATGGTGAGCTTGTATCAATACCTCTAACTAAAGGTGAAATGAATTCTTATAGTATGAATAGTAATATTCTTGATTTTTTTCATATGACAGAAGAAAGATTTACTGATTTCCTAACCAACAAACTAAAGCCGTTGGATAAGGTTACATATCAAAAAAATCAAGGAACCTTAACGTTCTCTCTAAAAAAAGATTTATTAAATTCAATTAGTTGTTTTCCATTTTACTACCATTATGAGGAGAATTCCTTTTACCTTTCAACAGACAGAGATGCAACAACCTATTGTCCAGAAATCATGGTGCATTATTTATTACTCTATAATTTAAGTATGATCTCTCGCTATGAAACAGAATGGTGGAGTGAGCTTCTACAAAATTCAAGTACGAAAGATCTGCCATTTATTCAACAATTTATAGATACAACTACTACAAAGATTCCAATATTACTTTCAGATTACTTATACGCCAAAATAAAAAAGAACCGTTGATGTCACAACGGTTCTGATCCTATTATTTTACTTCAATTTTAGTTAGAATATATTGTCCTTCGTCATTCTGATGGTATTCAATAATTACATGAGCATTTTTTTCGATGGTATTCCATTTAACATCTTTTACTTCGTCACCTAATTGCAATGTCATAGTTTTAAACTCTGTATTTACCTCAATAGAATTACTATCTACTTGACCTACATAGGCAGCTTCCTCACGAATAGTTTTAGAAGTTGTTTTATCTTCTTTTTCTGACTTTGTTACAGAAAGATTAGTTAACACATATTGATTATCATTATTTTTATAATATTCAATGACTATATGTGTATTCTTCTTAATGCTGCTCCAGTTTACATCTGTA
The sequence above is drawn from the Bacillus mesophilus genome and encodes:
- a CDS encoding serine hydrolase, which codes for MKGTKKSFILYLYLALTLVIVTLFPNSSLAAETDILDLGAQSAILVDGKTGLVLYEKEADIALPTASMTKMMTEYLVLEAVNDGKISWDQETGISDYVYQISQNRALSNVPLRSDFKYNVKELYESMAIYSANGSTIALAELIAGSETNFVKMMNEKGKELGLENFKFVNTTGLNNKDLLGQHPEGTGADEENLMSARDTAKLAYHLLNDYPEVLDTASIPKAVFRDGTPDRTEMPNWNWMLPTLVYGYEGVDGLKTGSTDLAGFCFTGTAERNGTRLIAVVMKTADYESRFGETKKLFDYGFSNYEVQEVLAAGYQPSEQSVLPVVKGKEKEVEIESTNALSLLIKRGEQEMYKPLVIMDEELLTEEGALTAPIEKGMKVGSVTVEYTGEGKLSFLTSNGHDLITTELVTTSDIEKSNGFVLFMQAIGGFFGELWTSAANGIKGLF
- the guaB gene encoding IMP dehydrogenase; amino-acid sequence: MWESKFVKEGLTFDDVLLVPAKSEVLPRDVDLRTVLTDKVILNIPVISAGMDTVTEAEMAIAMARQGGLGIIHKNMSIEKQAEQVDKVKRSESGVITNPFFLTPDHQVYDAEHLMGKYRISGVPIVNNMEDKKLVGIITNRDLRFIQDFSIKIEDVMTKENLVTAPVGTNLEQAERILQRYKIEKLPLVDDDGILKGLITIKDIEKVIEFPNSAKDHQGRLLVGAAVGVTADTLIRAKKLIEAGVDCLVLDTAHGHSKGVLDKVREIKENYPAISLIAGNVATADATRELIEAGADVIKVGIGPGSICTTRVVAGVGVPQITAVYDCATEAKKHGVAIIADGGIKYSGDMVKALAAGGNAVMLGSLLAGVTESPGDREIYQGRQFKVYRGMGSVGAMEKGSKDRYFQENNQKAVPEGIEGRVPYKGPLVDTIYQLLGGIRSGMGYCGTKTLHELRENSQFIRMTGAGLRESHPHNIQITKEAPNYSL
- a CDS encoding YaaC family protein, encoding MFDHQAVWQSYTPFHSAANVQEYLFKVYKESNVEDPEKVSYQNCYPFIYYLDHGKSYYQLSQQAPTSIKPVLLFYGMTQLLKACLLSVDPNYPESTSVLAHGVSTRKRKKQSYDFLKDEVKIQKNGLFSHFSQKMFHVEHLDGEKIAMVSLLKRIPELNSLFEFSYGELVSIPLTKGEMNSYSMNSNILDFFHMTEERFTDFLTNKLKPLDKVTYQKNQGTLTFSLKKDLLNSISCFPFYYHYEENSFYLSTDRDATTYCPEIMVHYLLLYNLSMISRYETEWWSELLQNSSTKDLPFIQQFIDTTTTKIPILLSDYLYAKIKKNR